The nucleotide window ATCCCGGCGGGGATGGATTACTTGCGGGCGCGCTCGGCGGCGGGAGCCTTCGGCAGCACGCCTTCGATGGCTTCGTCCGGACGGGCGATGACGTGGGCGCTGACCACTTCGCCGGAGGCGGAAGCGGCGGCGGCACCGGCATCGAGCGCGGCCTTCACGGCGGCGACGTCACCGGTGATGACGGCGTTGCAGAGGGCGGAGCCGACCTGCTTCATCGGACCGGCGAGTTCGACGTTGGCGGACTTCAGCATCGCGTCGACGCCGACGACGAGGCAGGCGAGACCGCGGGTTTCAAGGAGTCCAACTGCTTGTTTGGCCATGGTGGTGTCTGGTTAGGTGGTGAGTGTTTGGAAAAAGGAAATGGAATCAGGAAAGCTTGCGATACACTTCGCGGGCGAGGACGAGTTCCTCATTGGCCGGGATGACGATGACCTTCACGCGCGAGTCCTCGCGGCTGATAATGGTTTCCGTCGCACGGCAGGCGGCGTTCTTTTCGGGGTCGAGGAGCAGGCCGAATTCTTCCAAGCCCGCGCACACCGCGGCGCGGACCGGAGCACCGTTCTCGCCGATGCCACCAGTGAAGGTGAGCGCCTCCACACCGCCCATGCGCAGCAGGAACGACCCCGCCCAGTGGCGGATGGAGTCCACCAGCACGTCGAGCGCGAGCGCGGCATCCGCATTGCCTGCGGCCGCCGCGGCATTCACGTCGCGGATGTCATTGGAGACGCCGGAGAGTCCGAGCAGACCGCTTTCCTTGCAGAGCTGGCGCTGCGCTTCATCGAGCGTGATGCCGAGCGTCTTGACCGCATAGGGAATCGCCTCGGGATCGAGGTCGCCCGTGCGGTTGTTCTGCGGCAGGCCGCTCTGCGGGGAGAAGCCCATGCTGGTGCCGATGGCGATGCCATTGCGGATGCCGGTCACCGAGCTGCTGCCGCCGAGGTGGCAGGAAATGGCGCGGAAGGGCGCGCTTGAAATGTCCTTCGGACCATCGAGATACAGGCGGCGGGCCACCTGCGCCACATCCTCGCGGCCGCAGAGTTCCGCGGAACGCTCGGCGATGAACTTGTGGCTGGCACCGTGGAAGCCGTAGCGGCGGATGCCAATCTCATGCCAAGTACGAGGAATGGCGTAGCGGGATGCCGCCTCCGGCACCCACTGGTAGAAGGCTGTTTCGAACAGCGCGACCAAGCGGGACTTCGGCAGGCTGGCACGGAACTGGCGGATGCCGTTCGCATACGGCGGATTGTGGGCAGGAGCGACCGCGGCGAAGCCTTCCAAGGCCTCGATCACACGGTCATCCGCTTCCACGCAGCCGCTCAGATCCTTGCCGAGCACCGTCTTGAAACCGACCGCCTCGATCTCATCCACGGAGGTGATCACGCCGTCGCGCTGCAAGGTCGCAAGCGCGTCGTCGATCACCGCGGCGTAGTCCGTGACCCGCTCGTAGCCGCCCTTCGCCAACACCGCCCCACCCTGCCCATCCATGCGGAAGAGCTGGTACTTGAACGACGTGGTGCCGAGGTTGGCGACGAGGACGAGCATGATGTTGTGGTTATGGGTTAGACGTTAGAGGTTATTGGGTCGCTTTTCGGCATCTCCCCTTTTAACCTCGAACTTCCAACGTTTAACGGCATCAGCCAATCCAGGAGCCGAGCTTGCCCAGATCGTCATGCGGACGCGGGATGACCTGCACGGAGGTCACGGTGCCGATGCTGGACGCGGCGGACGCGGCGGCATCGAGACCGGCCTTCACTGCGGCGACATCGCCGGTGAAGAAGGCGGTGACCAGGCCGGAGCCGATCTTGTCCCAGCCGGTGAGCTTGATGTCCGCGGCCTTGAGGGCGGCGTCGGACGCTTCGATGAGGGCGACGAAGCCCTTCGTTTCAATGATACCAATCGCTTGTTTGGCCATGGTGGTGGAGGTGAGGTTATAGGTTATTCGTTAAGGGTTATTGGTGAGAGCTTGATGGGGATCTCCCCAATAACCTCTAACCTGCAACCTTTAACCAATCGCCATCAGGCGATGCCGAACTGGGTGAGCAGATCCGGATGCGGGCGGGCGATGACGTGGGAGCTGACCAGCTCGCCGACACGGCCGGCGGCTTCCGCTCCGGCATCCACGGCGGCCTTCACGCTGCCTACGTCGCCTTTGACGAGGACGGTGAGGAAGCCGCCACCGGTCTGGAGCTGCTTGACGAGTTCGACGTTGGCGGCCTTGGCCATCGCGTCGGTGGCTTCCACGCTGCCGACGTAGCCTTTGGTTTCGATCAATCCGAGGGCGGTGCTCATGATTTCAGGTATTGGAGTTTGAGAGGTTTACTTGAGGAGTTCGCAGAAGGTGTTGGCCCCGAGGCCGCAGGCATTGCCCTCATCGGTATCGATGTGGACCTCGAGTTTGAAGGACGGGTCCACGCGCACGACGAGGTTGTCGAAGGTCATGCCAAGCGGGCCGTGGACCTTGAGCTTCATCGGGTCGAGGTGCTTCACGCCATAGAAGGCCGCATCGTCCGGATGCATGTGGACGTGCGGCTGGGCGCGGATCACGCCCTGCGGCAGTTCGAAGTAGCCGTTCGGCCCCATCAACATGCAGCCCGGCGTACCAGCGATGTCCCCGGACATCCGCACCGGGATGTCGAAACCGAGCGCGATGGCATCGGTAAAAGCCAATTCCACCTGGTTCAGCGTGCGGCATGGCCCAAGAATACGCAGGTTGGAAATCACCCGGCTGCGCGGTCCGATCAGGGTCACGGACTCCTGCGCGGCATACTGCCCGTCCTGATAGAGCCCCTTCATCGGAGTGAGCTGGTGGCCTTTTCCAAAGAGGGCTTCCACGGCCTCTTGCGTCAGATGGCAGTGGCGCGCGCTGACATTCACCAGCAGGGCATTCGGCGCGCTGGCAGCCCGGGGAAGTGGCAGCCCCAGTTTTGAATAGACTTGTTCGCGGACGAGGTGTTCGATCACCGCTCGTGGCGTGTTAGGTGTCAGCGGTGCTGCCATGCGGCACCAACTTGGTCCTACACAAGTTACACGTCAAGGGAAAACAAAGATATTCCCAAAAGAACCAAGATTTCCACAATCCCCATGTTAGCCGTTGAACGTCATCGCCGTATCCTCGAATTGTTGCAGGTCCACGGGTCCGTCCGGACGGTGGAAATTGCCGCCGGATTCGGCGTGACGGACGAAACGATCCGGAAGGACTTCGAGTTTTTGGAGCAACGCGGGGACCTGATCCGCATCCATGGTGGCGCCACCCGCCCTGCCCGGGCCAAGGAAGAACTTCCCCTCACCGAGCGCCAGTTGATCCGCCGCGAGGAAAAATCGGTGATCGCCCGCATCGCCGCCGCCCGCATCCTGCCGAATGAGACGATCTTCCTGGATGCCAGCTCCACCACGCTGACGATGACGGAGTTCCTTCCGGACGTGCCTCTCACCATCCTGACCAACGCGCTCAATGTCTTCACCGCGCTGGAAGGCCGGACCAATCTCGACCTGATCTGCACCGGCGGCCTCTACGACCGCCGCTCGCGCTCGTTCATCGGCCTCCCGGCGGAAACGGCGCTGCGCCGCTACAACATCCACCGCATGTTCTGCTCCGGCAATGGCATCGACTTGGAACGCGGCATCAGCGAGACGAACTCCCGCCAGGCCTCCTTCAAGGAGCGCGTGATCGCGAACGCCGAGGAAGTCGTTTACCTCGCCGATCACAGCAAGCTCGGTCAGAAGGCTTCGTTCTTCTTTGG belongs to Luteolibacter ambystomatis and includes:
- a CDS encoding BMC domain-containing protein, translated to MAKQAVGLLETRGLACLVVGVDAMLKSANVELAGPMKQVGSALCNAVITGDVAAVKAALDAGAAAASASGEVVSAHVIARPDEAIEGVLPKAPAAERARK
- a CDS encoding acetate/propionate family kinase, producing the protein MLVLVANLGTTSFKYQLFRMDGQGGAVLAKGGYERVTDYAAVIDDALATLQRDGVITSVDEIEAVGFKTVLGKDLSGCVEADDRVIEALEGFAAVAPAHNPPYANGIRQFRASLPKSRLVALFETAFYQWVPEAASRYAIPRTWHEIGIRRYGFHGASHKFIAERSAELCGREDVAQVARRLYLDGPKDISSAPFRAISCHLGGSSSVTGIRNGIAIGTSMGFSPQSGLPQNNRTGDLDPEAIPYAVKTLGITLDEAQRQLCKESGLLGLSGVSNDIRDVNAAAAAGNADAALALDVLVDSIRHWAGSFLLRMGGVEALTFTGGIGENGAPVRAAVCAGLEEFGLLLDPEKNAACRATETIISREDSRVKVIVIPANEELVLAREVYRKLS
- a CDS encoding BMC domain-containing protein, translating into MAKQAIGIIETKGFVALIEASDAALKAADIKLTGWDKIGSGLVTAFFTGDVAAVKAGLDAAASAASSIGTVTSVQVIPRPHDDLGKLGSWIG
- a CDS encoding BMC domain-containing protein, translated to MSTALGLIETKGYVGSVEATDAMAKAANVELVKQLQTGGGFLTVLVKGDVGSVKAAVDAGAEAAGRVGELVSSHVIARPHPDLLTQFGIA
- the pduL gene encoding phosphate propanoyltransferase, coding for MAAPLTPNTPRAVIEHLVREQVYSKLGLPLPRAASAPNALLVNVSARHCHLTQEAVEALFGKGHQLTPMKGLYQDGQYAAQESVTLIGPRSRVISNLRILGPCRTLNQVELAFTDAIALGFDIPVRMSGDIAGTPGCMLMGPNGYFELPQGVIRAQPHVHMHPDDAAFYGVKHLDPMKLKVHGPLGMTFDNLVVRVDPSFKLEVHIDTDEGNACGLGANTFCELLK
- a CDS encoding DeoR/GlpR family DNA-binding transcription regulator, with amino-acid sequence MLAVERHRRILELLQVHGSVRTVEIAAGFGVTDETIRKDFEFLEQRGDLIRIHGGATRPARAKEELPLTERQLIRREEKSVIARIAAARILPNETIFLDASSTTLTMTEFLPDVPLTILTNALNVFTALEGRTNLDLICTGGLYDRRSRSFIGLPAETALRRYNIHRMFCSGNGIDLERGISETNSRQASFKERVIANAEEVVYLADHSKLGQKASFFFGDLASLNCLITDGNADRDFLRALRERGMEVQTP